AGCCAACGATGGAGTTGATGTCGTCATATCGATTAAATATGTATTTTTCTTCGCATTCTCAAGTAACCCATTTTCACCAAAATATACTTCTTCAACATCGGTCGGTAAACCCACCATCGTAAAAATGACATTAGCTGTTTGAGCAAGTTCTTTTGGTGTTTGCGCCCACGTTGCTCCTCGTTCAAGTAATTCATTTGCTTTTTCTTTCGTCCTTGTATAAACCACTACCGGGAAACCTGCGGCTAATAAATGCCCGGCAATACTTTTTCCCATTACTCCTGTACCTATGAAACCTACTACGGTGTTAGTTTGCTGAACCATGCATTACATTCCCCTCTCATCTCTTATATTCCTATTTTAACAGTTTCACACTTATTGTGACCATTTAGAATCGTTAGTTCAGGAATTTTGATGAATCCCTAACTATTTTTCTAAGCTGAACACCGTTCATGATCAGTATTTATAGCTGTGTTGAAAAATTGGTTAGCAACGCTCGTGCTAGCACATGTTCATCATTGAAAACTTCAACTGTGATTGCTTTGTCATTCACAATCATTTTTTGAATTTCAAAGGGATGCAAGTCTTTTTTTAAGGCTACGGGCGCCATGTTAATAAATTGTTGACCCTCTTCGTTTGCTTCTAAATACTCGCCAGAATAAACAATGTCCTGACCGTAAATGATTTCACTTGTCCCCAACGCCTCAGCCAGGTCTTGATTATGTATGGTTACCTTTACTTTATAGAGCTCTTCTTTTGTTAGCATCGAGTCATTGATTTTAAATCGAAATTGGAGCTCATTATTTTTGGTAAGGACAGCCTCCGCGTATTTGTTGGCAATTAATTGTTCTGTTAAAGGGCTGCACCCTACAAGCGTTAACAGTATAAATCCTACTAAAAAAATCCTGGTTAACCTTTTCCTGTTCATGCTATCTCCTCCTTTATATTCCTACGATTGCCTTTTATATAGGGACATAATCACATTTTCGAAAAAAAGGATTCAATTTTGCTGTTTGAATGACGCCGTTCTTTAACTCAAAAAAAGAAGCCGTCCCTTAAAAAAGGAACGACTTCTTCTTTACATTATGTTTTACTTTGTTGCAGCTTCAATTGCTGCAACAACTTCTTCTGTTGTGCTCATGTTAAGAACTTCAGAAGCTAATTTTTCCATATCGGATTTGTTTAGGCGCTTGATCAATGAACGAGCCTTTAAAATAGATGTAGCGCTCATTGAGAATTCATCTAAGCCAAGACCTAGTAATACAGGAATAGCCGTTTCGTCTCCAGCCATTTCGCCACACATTCCAGTCCATTTGCCTTCTTTGTGTGCAGCATCGATTACCATTTTTACTAAACGGAGAATCGATGGACTATACGGTTGATATAAATATGCAACGCGTTCGTTCATACGGTCTGCAGCCATCGTGTATTGGATTAAATCGTTTGTTCCAATACTGAAGAAGTCTACTTCTTTAGCGAAAAGATCTGCAAGGACAGCTGTTGATGGAATCTCAACCATGATTCCGACTTCAATCTTGTCAGATACAGCGATTCCTTCAGTAACTAATTTTTGCTTCTCCTCTTCAAGAACAGCCTTCGCTTGACGGAACTCATCAATTGTCGCAATCATCGGGAACATGATTTTAAGATTCCCTGCAGTACTTGCACGAAGTAATGCTCTTAATTGGGTACGGAACATTCCTTGCTCCTCTAGGCATAAACGAATAGCACGGAAGCCAAGGAACGGATTCATTTCTTTTGGTAAATGTAAGTATGGAAGTTCTTTGTCGCCACCAATATCAAGGGTACGAACAACTACTGGTTTCCCACTCATACCTTCTAAAACAGCCTTATAAGCAGTGTATTGCTCTTCTTCAGTTGGAAGAGTGTCACGACCCATGTATAGGAATTCTGTACGATATAGACCGACAGCTTCCCCACCATTATTAACGACGCCAACTAAATCATTCGGTGTACCGATATTAGCTGCTAATTCAACATGGTGACCATCAGCTGAAAGAGTTTGTTCATTAACAAGCTTTGCCCACTCTGCTTTTTGTGCTTCAAAATCAGCATGCTTTTGCTCATACTGCTTAACAAGCTCCTCAGATGGGTTAATGTGTACCTCGCCACCAAGACCATCAACAATGACAAGATCGCCATTTTTGATTGATTCAGTTGCTGATTTTGTTCCAACTACTGCAGGAATTTCCATTGAGCGAGCCATAATCGCTGAATGAGAAGTTCTTCCCCCAATATCCGTTGTAAACCCTTTAACATAGTTACGATTTAACTGCGCAGTATCTGATGGTGTTAAATCCTCAGCTACAATGATTACTTCTTCAGAAATCATGCTTGGATTAACAAGTTGAACACCTAAAAGGTGAGCGAGTACACGCTTTGTAACGTCACGAATATCTGCTGCACGCTCTTTCATGTACTCATTATCCATTTGCTCAAACATCATGATGAACATATCAGCTGTATTTTTTAATGCTGCTTCAGCATTCATTTTTTCAGCTTTAATACTGTCTTCAATTGGACCTACAAGTTCAGGGTCACTTAATACAAGTAAATGCGCCTCGAAAATCGCTGCTTTATCGGCACCTAACTCACGATGAGCACGCTCACGAATTTGCTCTAGCTCTCCCTTTGCTTTCGCCAATGCAGCACGGAAGCGCTCTACTTCTTGTTCAACGTTTTCAATATTAGTCTGTACAAATGAAAGGTCAGGCTCCACTAAACGATAAGCTTTTGCTATTGCAATCCCACTTGACGCCGCAATTCCCATTAATACATTCATTATTGTGCTAGACCTTCTTTTTTAAGTGTGTCTTCTAAGCCTTGTAGTGCATCTTGCTCATCGCTACCATCGATGATGATTTTGAATTCTGCACCTTGACCGATACCAAGAGACATTACACCCATAATGGACTTAAGGTTTACCTTTTTCTCTTTGTATTCTAATTGAATATCTGAATTAAATTTGCTCGCAGCTTGTACTAAAAGTGTTGCTGGACGAGCATGAATTCCTGTTTCTGCAATTACCTTATATTGTTTTTCAACCATTGTTATCCTACTCCTTTTCTAATGTAAAAATTTAGTGGATTTGATTGTTTAAAGGAAATGCGTTCAACTTTTCACAAAAACATTCATTTCATTAAGGTAACAAAACATTCTATCCTAAAAAAATAAAGCAGTTGGGATATCAATAACTTGGCTTATTTTTTCCAAACGTTTTGTTATTCATGTATTGTCTATACAACATGTAAAGAAATGAATACTTTGATGCTTTAACCGCACACATTCCTTACAAAAGAATAGCATCATTGTATATATTTTCACAATAAAAAAATCTGTTTTTTATTGAAAATTCAATTTTCAATCTATAATCCGCTTTCATTCCTAGGTATTATTTTACAAAAATTCCAAAAAATAAAAAAGTGTTATGATAAAATAACACTTTTTCCCTGTTTTTCTATTTTATTCAATTAAATGGAAACTGCAATTAATTTTTCATGAAGATTTAAAAGCTCGTCCAGCTCCTTGCTTCTTTTTATTGTTTCATAGCTTAACAACCCAGTTTTAGTTGCCTCTAATATCATTTCAATTCGTTTGCTTTCAATTAAATATAAGAGCTCCTCACGAGTTTCAAACATCTTCATATTTGTCACCTCATAAGATTTTGGTTATATTTTACCACTTATTTATCAAAAATAATAGGCATTTTGTCATACTAGTCTAAATATTTCGGCAAACATTAAATTGAATTGCATATAGTAAATTATAGCTAAAAACAATTGTATCTAACTTCTCTGTTCATCCATATACTGATATACAACATCTCCACCTCTTAGGGCTGTACCGCGGAAGTGCTTAAAATCCTCACGTTTTACTAAGATCATTCGTACTGTCAAAAAATCAGCCTTGTTTACAAAATATTCATTTAGCTCTTTGTTTTTTAGTTTTTCAAACATATCCTGAATTGTTTGCTCATTCATTGTTTATCATCACCTGCTAAACATTTGTAATCTATTATATTAATACTGATGCATTATTAATAAGCTTAATTAAAGCGAACAAGAAAGTCCATTATTTATATTATTTCCATATTCGAAGAATATTTACATTACATAGAAAAATGTTGAAACATAGCAATCGTGAAAAAACATTGTCGAATTTCTAAATTTCACCAAAAAATATTCTGAAAAATCCTTGAAAATCATTTACGAATGGGAAAAAGTAGTGCAAACTGTTAAGTAACATAAATTTATAGGCAAGGGAGAGAGGTAATTTGAAAAGAGCAAAAGTTGGTAACGTGATTGAATTTAGAGAAGGCTTACAAGGTATCGTTGAAAAAGTTAATGAAAATTCAGTAATCGTCGATTTAACATATATGGATAATTATCGTGACCTCGAACTTGATCAAAGAACAGTTGTTAACCATAAAAACTATAGAATCATTAAAGATGCCGCCATATAAGCAGATTTCTCTGCTTCATATGGCGGTTTTATATTTTCTGTACATCGATTAACCTGGTCCAGTGCATGCACTGAACCCAACCACAAATTTTATTCCATTTATTCCAACAGTTACGAAGAAAACTAAAAAACGGGCAAAAAAAAACTACAAAAAAACTTTGTATTTTGGTACCCTAATAGAGCGAACGGTAAAGGTGCATAATTACATTATATTCTGTAAAAACATAGGTTATTTAGAAAGGAGGAGAAGGATGATCAAATCTGCTCTTGATCTTCGATTCATTAGTGGATTCCTACTAGCACATATACTCATGTATTTTACCTTCTCTGATAAGGATGTTTTTTGGTACTTTTTCACCGCTACCATGCTCCTATTAATTTGCTTTGTTGTTGCAAAAGATAAATTAGATGACAAATTGTCTGTCTTTCGATATTTAATGATTGGAATCCTCTCAGGCTTGCTTCTATTTTTTCTATTTTGGATTGGGAATCAGCTAATTGAGTTTTTTGGAATTCCAGTAAAAAGACAAATTACAATCCTATATAGGCGGTTTGGACCTGATTTATTTTGGCATTACCTAGCCCTAATATTAGTGGTTGTACCTGGTGAGGAAATTTTTTGGCGCGGCTTCATTCAAAAACGACTACTTACATACACATCGAACGGGATCAGCATCGTTGTATCGACGCTGATGTATGCATCCGTACACCTTTATTCTGGACAATTTATGCTTCCGTTTTCTGCATTTATTGCCGGGTTACTTTGGTCTTGGCTGTATGCATGGAGAAGAAGTATCCCGCTTGTGATTGTATCTCATTTAATTTACGACCTATTGTTATTTTATATAATGCCTTTTCGCTAAGCAGACTTTTGAAAAAGTCTGCTTTTTCTGTTATATGCCAAAATCCCCTTTATTCCTTTAAAGGCTTCATCCATAACAAAATAATAAAGACAAGACTAAAGTAACCAAATAGGGGGTATAAGTAGGAAAGTAGCTCACCATACTCTACTAAACTAATAAAATACGTGCTAATAAAAATACAGCAAATAATCGCAATACTTGGCAGGGAAAGATAATTTCGGAGTTGACGTTCTAGACCAAAAACATTGCCAATTACCGATGTGAAAATTTCCCCATAAATAATGAAAACGTAAATCCAGTACAGTCCTGAAGCAATATTTTTCACAATAATCGCCATTGGTACCTCATAGGTTTCTACCTGTGGAAGCATAATCAAAACGAAGTGACCGCATAATAAGATTAATGTTAAAGCAATCCCCCCGAGCATCCCTCCCCACTTGACCGTATCATCATCTTGAATTTCAGTTGCAACTGGGACTAAAACAGCTTGGGCAAGAAATAAATTAAAGGCTGCATAAGAAAATGGTGTAACAACAGCTTTCCACCCATCAGCTATGTGTGGGATGTACATTAACTGTTCAGTGAACTGTGGAAGCTGAACCGATTTGAACATTAAAAAAATACTAAATGATATCATCAATGGTACAACAAATATATTCACAACGAATAGCCCTCTCATACCAATTAAAAGGACGAGAATGGACAAGCAAATCGTTACAATCAGGCCAACTGTTTTCGGCAAATTTAATTGTTCTTGGAAAACCGCCCCTGCCCCTGAAAGCATAACAGCACAGACTCCGAGAAGCATTAGCAGAGTCATTATATTTATTAGTCTCCCAAAAAAATGACCAAATAAATATTCATTAAACTCCTGATAAGAATGAGCCCCGACTTTAGCCGATAACCTTAATAACTTGGAGCCGAGGAAAATTAATAATAATCCACTGATTAGGATCCCAATAAATCCGAAAAAACCAAATCGAGAAAAGAATTCAAGTATTTCTTTACCTGTGGCAAATCCTGCACCTACCACTGTACCGACATAAACTGCTGCAATTTGAAAGGCTGCACTCCATTTTGACTTCAACTCATTCTCCCCCTCTTATCCATTTATATGAAAAGAAGGACAAACAATGACGAGCTTTAATAAGATTGCCAAGGAAAAATTTTGACTGTGTTAAAGAATGATGTTGATTTGAGTAATCTGTTGATTGGAGTGGAAGGTGCGAGACTCCCCGCGGAAAGGGAGCACCTTCAGCGGAAAATCAACCACCATAATTTTAGAAACAAAATACTTGAAAGTCAGAAAAGGTCAAAGTATAATAAAGTCACAAAAGGTCAAAGTTAGTCAAAATCAAACATTTTTTTAGGAGGTTATGCATAATGCTTTGCTACAAATGTCAATCCAACGAAGCAAACATTCAAATGAACATTACAGTCAATGGTCAGAAAAAGCATTTCCTCTTTTGTGAGGAATGCTTTACAAAGGAACGTGAAAAGATTGGGAATCCTTTTGTAAATGGAATGAATGGGTTTAACCACCTCCCATTAGAGGATTTTCTGCAAGGCTTTTCCGGAAATCATTCAGAGCCACCCAGTATTCAACAACCAAATAAAGATAGTAGGCAAAATAATGGCGAAGGCTTTATTGATCAGTTCGGCCGCAATCTAACTCAATTTGCAAAGGCTGGTTTGATTGACCCTGTAATTGGTCGCGATCAAGAAGTCGCCCGCATTATGGAAATTTTAAATAGAAGAAATAAAAACAACCCGGTGTTAATTGGTGAACCAGGTGTTGGTAAAACCGCAATTGCGGAAGGCCTTGCTTTAAAGATTGCGGAAGGCAAAGTCCCAGCGAAACTGCTAGGTAAAGAGGTTTACTTACTTGATGTAGCCTCACTTGTTTCCAATACTGGTATCCGTGGACAATTTGAAGAACGGATGAAAAAGCTAATCAGTGACTTGCAGCAACGAAAGAATATCATTCTCTTTATTGATGAAATTCATCTTTTAGTCGGGGCTGGTTCTGCGGAGGGCTCCATGGATGCAGGAAATATCCTTAAGCCAGCTTTAGCTCGTGGCGAACTCCAAGTCGTTGGAGCAACAACGTTAAAAGAGTACCGTAAAATTGAAAAAGACCCAGCATTAGAACGACGCTTCCAACCTGTATTAGTGTCTGAACCATCATTAGAAAAAGCAGTGGAAATCTTAAAGGGGATTCAAGGAAAATACGAGCAGTATCACAACGTTTCTTATACAGATGAGGCAATTGAAGCTTGTGTAACACTCTCTCATCGCTACATTCAAGACCGATTCCTTCCAGATAAGGCGATTGACTTAATGGATGAAGCAGGATCCATTTTAAACCTAAATTCCGATACTATACCTGATACAACCCAAATCCATCAACGCCTTAAGGATATTAGCAAGGAAAAAGAAATTGCCTTAAAAAAGGAACAATATGAACAAGCAGCTAAGCTTCGTGATGAAGAAGCAAACCTTGAAAAGCAATTGACTCAAACAGAAAATAGCAACCATGAACATTCGGTCGTGAATGTACAGCAGATTCAAGCAATTGTTGAGAAGAAAACTGGAATTCCTGTAGGAAAGCTACAGGAGACTGAGCAAAGTAAGATGAAGCATTTAGAGGAAAATCTTTCAAGCAAAGTGATTGGCCAAGAGGAAGCCGTGAAAAAAGTAGCCAAAGCGATTCGTCGAAGCCGTGCTGGTCTGAAACCAAAGCACCGTCCAATCGGCTCTTTCCTATTTGTTGGACCAACTGGAGTCGGTAAGACCGAGTTAACGAAAACATTGGCACAGGAGTTGTTTGGTTCAAAAGATGCGATGATACGGCTTGATATGAGCGAATACATGGAAAAGCATAGCGTATCTAAGATCATCGGTTCTCCTCCAGGTTATGTTGGTCATGAAGAAGCAGGACAACTCACAGAGAAGGTTCGTCGCAATCCATACAGTATTATTCTATTGGATGAAATTGAAAAAGCTCATCCAGATGTACAGCATATGTTCCTGCAAATCCTTGAGGATGGTAGATTAACAGATAGCCAAGGACGAACAGTCAGCTTTAAGGATTCTGTTATTATTATGACTAGCAATGCAGGTATTGGCCATAAAACGATTGAGGTCGGCTTTGGAAAGAGCACAGCCATTACAGAATCAAGCATTCTTGATTCATTAGGCTCCTTCTTCAAACCAGAATTCTTAAATCGTTTTGACAGCATTATCGAATTTAGATCATTAAACAAAGATCAATTACTAAACATTGTTGATTTAATGCTTGATGAATTACAGCAAGTTATGAGTGAACAAAACTTGAATTTAACGGTTACATCTGAAGTGAAAAATAAGCTTGTTGAACTTGGCTATCACCCTGCTTTCGGGGCTCGACCACTTCGTCGTGTAATCCAAGAACAATTAGAAGACAAAATCACCGACTTAATTTTAGATGAAACACATGCAGAAAATCTAATTGCCTTAGTCGAAGGTCAGGATATCATTGTAAGATCAAATTAAATTACAAGAGGACCATCGATGGGGAAATATTCCCTTCGATGGTCCTCTTTTGTTTCTTTCATTATAGCTTGTTGTCGTCGACTGACTGGAGCCATTCGTCAATTTCATCAATAACCGATTGGACACAACCATCCTCAAATGGTGAAACCAAATTCGCTTCTGCTACTAACTCAGTAAAGGATTTGCTTCCCCCAAGCTTACAAATCTTTAGGTAGTCCGCCCACGCATCGTCCCAATTATGTCTTGACCGCTTCCAAAATTGGAAGGCACAAATTTGCGCTAGCGTATAATCTATATAATAGAATGGAGAATTATAAATATGAGCCTGCTTCTGCCAAAATCCTCCGTTTTCCAAATAACTCAGTCCATCATAGTCTTTATGAGGTAGATATTTCTTTTCTATTACTCGCCATGCCTGGTTTCGTTCTTTAGGTGAGACATTCGGATTTTCATATACCCACTCTTGAAATTCATCAACCGCGACTCCATAGGGGAGAAACAACAATGCACCACTCAAATGGGCAAAATGATATTTCTCCGTATCCTCCTTAAAGAATATGTCCATCCATGGCCAAGTAAAAAACTCCATACTCATCGAATGAATTTCACATGCTTCATAGGTTGGCCAGTAATATTCTGGGATATCAAATTGTCTGCTTAAATACACTTGAAAAGCATGACCTGCCTCGTGTGTTAGCACATCAATATCACCTGACGTGCCATTAAAGTTAGAAAAAATAAACGGCGCCTTATAGTTTTCAATAAAAGTACAATATCCCCCACCGGCTTTGCCTGTTTTTGCAACGAGGTCCATCAAATGGGATTCAGTCATGAATTTGAAAAATTCGCCTGTTTCTGGCGATAGCTCATTGTACATTTTTTGACCATTTTCAATAATCCATTCAGGGCTTCCCTTTGGAGTCGCATTTCCTGTGTGAAAAATGATTGGCTCATCATAATATTTTAATTTTTCGACCCCAATTCGCATACGCTGTCTGTCCTTTAGCTTTGTAGCGAGCGGAACAATATATTTTTCAACCTGTTTACGGAACTTTGCCACCATTTCCGAATTGTAATCCGTCCTGCTCATCCGATCATAGCCTAGCTCAACAAAATTAGAATAGCCTAAAGCCTTAGCAATTTCCGTTCTGACTTTGACTAAATCATCGAAAATTTGATCCAACTTTGCTTCATTGTCAGCAAAAAATCCAAAGCGAGCCTCATTGGCTCGAATTCTCATACTCTGATTAGGTGATTGAGCAAAAGGCTCTAGTTGAGGCAGTGTTCGTTCTTCCCCATCAAAGTGAATTTTTGCAGAGGCAATTAGTTTCGTATATTCACTTGATAGTTTGTTCTCCTGCTGCAAAAG
The DNA window shown above is from Bacillus sp. T3 and carries:
- a CDS encoding GerAB/ArcD/ProY family transporter, which translates into the protein MKSKWSAAFQIAAVYVGTVVGAGFATGKEILEFFSRFGFFGFIGILISGLLLIFLGSKLLRLSAKVGAHSYQEFNEYLFGHFFGRLINIMTLLMLLGVCAVMLSGAGAVFQEQLNLPKTVGLIVTICLSILVLLIGMRGLFVVNIFVVPLMISFSIFLMFKSVQLPQFTEQLMYIPHIADGWKAVVTPFSYAAFNLFLAQAVLVPVATEIQDDDTVKWGGMLGGIALTLILLCGHFVLIMLPQVETYEVPMAIIVKNIASGLYWIYVFIIYGEIFTSVIGNVFGLERQLRNYLSLPSIAIICCIFISTYFISLVEYGELLSYLYPLFGYFSLVFIILLWMKPLKE
- a CDS encoding M3 family oligoendopeptidase, encoding MNFTEYTYTRPNLSEIKRTFQEELTQFQQAASVEDQITSIKKINKIRDDVSTMFNLCYIRHSIDTNDEFYKNEQDYIDEIDPEIEELVTSYYQALVQSPYRKELEQKWGKQVFALAETQLKTFDPKIITLLQQENKLSSEYTKLIASAKIHFDGEERTLPQLEPFAQSPNQSMRIRANEARFGFFADNEAKLDQIFDDLVKVRTEIAKALGYSNFVELGYDRMSRTDYNSEMVAKFRKQVEKYIVPLATKLKDRQRMRIGVEKLKYYDEPIIFHTGNATPKGSPEWIIENGQKMYNELSPETGEFFKFMTESHLMDLVAKTGKAGGGYCTFIENYKAPFIFSNFNGTSGDIDVLTHEAGHAFQVYLSRQFDIPEYYWPTYEACEIHSMSMEFFTWPWMDIFFKEDTEKYHFAHLSGALLFLPYGVAVDEFQEWVYENPNVSPKERNQAWRVIEKKYLPHKDYDGLSYLENGGFWQKQAHIYNSPFYYIDYTLAQICAFQFWKRSRHNWDDAWADYLKICKLGGSKSFTELVAEANLVSPFEDGCVQSVIDEIDEWLQSVDDNKL
- a CDS encoding ATP-dependent Clp protease ATP-binding subunit, which gives rise to MLCYKCQSNEANIQMNITVNGQKKHFLFCEECFTKEREKIGNPFVNGMNGFNHLPLEDFLQGFSGNHSEPPSIQQPNKDSRQNNGEGFIDQFGRNLTQFAKAGLIDPVIGRDQEVARIMEILNRRNKNNPVLIGEPGVGKTAIAEGLALKIAEGKVPAKLLGKEVYLLDVASLVSNTGIRGQFEERMKKLISDLQQRKNIILFIDEIHLLVGAGSAEGSMDAGNILKPALARGELQVVGATTLKEYRKIEKDPALERRFQPVLVSEPSLEKAVEILKGIQGKYEQYHNVSYTDEAIEACVTLSHRYIQDRFLPDKAIDLMDEAGSILNLNSDTIPDTTQIHQRLKDISKEKEIALKKEQYEQAAKLRDEEANLEKQLTQTENSNHEHSVVNVQQIQAIVEKKTGIPVGKLQETEQSKMKHLEENLSSKVIGQEEAVKKVAKAIRRSRAGLKPKHRPIGSFLFVGPTGVGKTELTKTLAQELFGSKDAMIRLDMSEYMEKHSVSKIIGSPPGYVGHEEAGQLTEKVRRNPYSIILLDEIEKAHPDVQHMFLQILEDGRLTDSQGRTVSFKDSVIIMTSNAGIGHKTIEVGFGKSTAITESSILDSLGSFFKPEFLNRFDSIIEFRSLNKDQLLNIVDLMLDELQQVMSEQNLNLTVTSEVKNKLVELGYHPAFGARPLRRVIQEQLEDKITDLILDETHAENLIALVEGQDIIVRSN
- a CDS encoding YkvS family protein: MKRAKVGNVIEFREGLQGIVEKVNENSVIVDLTYMDNYRDLELDQRTVVNHKNYRIIKDAAI
- a CDS encoding type II CAAX endopeptidase family protein, coding for MIKSALDLRFISGFLLAHILMYFTFSDKDVFWYFFTATMLLLICFVVAKDKLDDKLSVFRYLMIGILSGLLLFFLFWIGNQLIEFFGIPVKRQITILYRRFGPDLFWHYLALILVVVPGEEIFWRGFIQKRLLTYTSNGISIVVSTLMYASVHLYSGQFMLPFSAFIAGLLWSWLYAWRRSIPLVIVSHLIYDLLLFYIMPFR
- a CDS encoding aspartyl-phosphate phosphatase Spo0E family protein → MKMFETREELLYLIESKRIEMILEATKTGLLSYETIKRSKELDELLNLHEKLIAVSI
- the ptsP gene encoding phosphoenolpyruvate--protein phosphotransferase encodes the protein MNVLMGIAASSGIAIAKAYRLVEPDLSFVQTNIENVEQEVERFRAALAKAKGELEQIRERAHRELGADKAAIFEAHLLVLSDPELVGPIEDSIKAEKMNAEAALKNTADMFIMMFEQMDNEYMKERAADIRDVTKRVLAHLLGVQLVNPSMISEEVIIVAEDLTPSDTAQLNRNYVKGFTTDIGGRTSHSAIMARSMEIPAVVGTKSATESIKNGDLVIVDGLGGEVHINPSEELVKQYEQKHADFEAQKAEWAKLVNEQTLSADGHHVELAANIGTPNDLVGVVNNGGEAVGLYRTEFLYMGRDTLPTEEEQYTAYKAVLEGMSGKPVVVRTLDIGGDKELPYLHLPKEMNPFLGFRAIRLCLEEQGMFRTQLRALLRASTAGNLKIMFPMIATIDEFRQAKAVLEEEKQKLVTEGIAVSDKIEVGIMVEIPSTAVLADLFAKEVDFFSIGTNDLIQYTMAADRMNERVAYLYQPYSPSILRLVKMVIDAAHKEGKWTGMCGEMAGDETAIPVLLGLGLDEFSMSATSILKARSLIKRLNKSDMEKLASEVLNMSTTEEVVAAIEAATK
- a CDS encoding phosphocarrier protein HPr, with translation MVEKQYKVIAETGIHARPATLLVQAASKFNSDIQLEYKEKKVNLKSIMGVMSLGIGQGAEFKIIIDGSDEQDALQGLEDTLKKEGLAQ